The Pueribacillus theae genome includes the window TAGTGGGTTATGCCTCATTAGCAACTCAGAAAGATGCTGAAAAAGCTGTAAAAGCAGCTAAAGCCACCTTTGAAAGCGGTATTTGGGCGAACAAAACAACTGGGGAGCGTGCACAAGTATTAAATAAACTCGCTGATTTAATGGAAGAAAATTATGACGAAATAGCAAAGCTACTTATCGCTGAATCAGGGTCAACGGTTGCGAAAGCGGATGTTGAAATACTTAACACGATAGATGGTTATAGAACATATGCAGATTTAGTTCGCACGGACTATGAATATGAGGCGATACCTCCTAATTCAGTAATGGGAATTCCAAGTCTTAATTTCGTGAATAGAGTGCCTGTAGGGGTTGTTGTTGGAATTATTCCTTGGAACTGGCCATTATATCTCGCGATGTGGAAAATAGCACCGGCACTTGCTGCGGGAAACAGTGTAATCGTTAAAGTGGCAAATGAAACACCATTGCATGGACTCTTTATCGCTGAGTTAGCTCAAAAAGCTGGCGTTCCCGCCGGAGTTCTTCAAGTGATTACTGGAGATGGACCTGAAGTAGGGGAATATTTGGTCACACACCCATTTGTAAATAAAATTTCTTTCACAGGTTCGACTGAAGTTGGTAAACGAATTATGAATTTGGCATCGGATGACTTAAAGCGATTGAAATTAGAATTAGGAGGAAAATCAGCTCAAATTTTCCTTGAAGATGCAGATTTAGATATTGCGATTGATGGTGCGTTGTTTACAGGTTATCAACATAATGGGCAAACGTGTCATAATGGTACGCGAGTATTTGTACCACGCAGTATTCATGATGAAGTGGTTGAAAAATTAGTAGAGCGCACAAAAGCAATTAAAGTAGGTGT containing:
- a CDS encoding aldehyde dehydrogenase family protein → MSQVISKDQLKHYKLFVNGEFVDAEEGKEFEVINPADESVVGYASLATQKDAEKAVKAAKATFESGIWANKTTGERAQVLNKLADLMEENYDEIAKLLIAESGSTVAKADVEILNTIDGYRTYADLVRTDYEYEAIPPNSVMGIPSLNFVNRVPVGVVVGIIPWNWPLYLAMWKIAPALAAGNSVIVKVANETPLHGLFIAELAQKAGVPAGVLQVITGDGPEVGEYLVTHPFVNKISFTGSTEVGKRIMNLASDDLKRLKLELGGKSAQIFLEDADLDIAIDGALFTGYQHNGQTCHNGTRVFVPRSIHDEVVEKLVERTKAIKVGVGPEAGIGPVISKVQHDRIKKYIQIGQEEGATLAIGGDEPQGEEFEKGYWINPTVFTNVTNDMRIAREEIFGPVISVIPYDEIDKAINMANDNPNGLSGNVWSRSIDRAIEVAKKMRTGMVLINDSALISNKAPFGGFKHSGFGRESGIYGLLEFTEVQHIHVGISSEKDYYKAMFTE